The following are encoded together in the Salvia hispanica cultivar TCC Black 2014 chromosome 6, UniMelb_Shisp_WGS_1.0, whole genome shotgun sequence genome:
- the LOC125192147 gene encoding uncharacterized protein LOC125192147 gives MERKRSQGFFSALEDVVRGLSPARSRGKSPGRSRSPMSGLLRRKVGASNSDSLIARSGSLRPVGETLTPLMEGPDPDGDEIGDSKRLGSGLGQWMRGQLTRNPSVAVDESTGVTRRSDLRLLLGVMGAPLAPVHVFAMDALPHLSIKDTPIETSSAQYIVQQYTAASGGQKVQNAVRNAYAMGKVKMVASEFETATKVVKNRNVSRAAESGGFVLWQMSPDMWYVELAVGGSKVHAGCNGKLVWRHTPWLGAHTAKGPVRPLRRSLQGLDPRTTASMFADSICIGEKNINGEDCFILKLAADPRTLKARSEGPAEVIRHVLFGYFSQKTGLLIHMEDSHLTRIQSSGGDAVYWETTINSFLDDYRPVEGIMIAHSGRSVVTLFRFGEMAMSHTKTRMEEAWTIEEVAFNVPGLSMDCFIPPADLGSASISETCELPVEERGKLGNRAKVAALEKAQPTTTIDNLMWKVEI, from the exons ATGGAGAGGAAGCGGAGCCAGGGATTCTTCTCGGCATTAGAGGACGTGGTGCGCGGCCTATCTCCGGCGAGGTCGCGGGGGAAGAGTCCTGGCCGGAGCAGATCGCCGATGTCTGGCCTCCTCCGCCGGAAAGTCGGCGCCAGCAACTCCGACTCCTTGATTGCGAGATCGGGCAGCCTGAGGCCCGTCGGGGAGACGCTCACGCCTCTAATGGAGGGTCCGGATCCGGACGGAGACGAAATCGGCGACTCCAAACGCCTCGGCTCCGGACTAGGCCAGTGGATGCGCGGCCAGCTCACTCGGAACCCGTCCGTAGCCGTCGATGAGAGCACCGGCGTCACCAGGAGGTCCGATTTGCGGCTGCTGTTAGGAGTAATGGGGGCGCCGCTCGCTCCGGTCCACGTTTTCGCCATGGACGCTTTGCCTCATCTCAGCATCAAGGATACCCCCATT GAAACTTCATCGGCGCAGTATATAGTGCAGCAGTATACTGCCGCTTCGGGCGGGCAGAAGGTGCAGAACGCGGTGAGGAATGCCTACGCGATGGGGAAGGTGAAGATGGTGGCTTCTGAGTTCGAAACAGCGACTAAAGTAGTGAAGAACAGAAATGTGAGTAGAGCTGCTGAATCAGGCGGATTCGTGCTATGGCAGATGAGCCCCGATATGTGGTATGTTGAGCTTGCTGTGGGAGGGAGCAAGGTTCATGCTGGCTGCAATGGGAAGCTGGTTTGGAGGCACACGCCCTGGCTCGGCGCTCACACGGCCAAGGGGCCGGTTAGGCCCCTTCGCCGCTCCCTTCAG GGGCTTGATCCAAGAACGACTGCTAGTATGTTCGCTGATTCGATTTGCATTGGGGAGAAGAACATCAATGGGGAAGACTGCTTCATTCTGAAGCTTGCTGCTGATCCTCGGACGCTCAAGGCGAGGAGCGAGGGGCCTGCTGAGGTCATAAGGCATGTCCTGTTCGGCTACTTCAGCCAGAAGACAGGGTTGCTGATTCACATGGAGGATTCCCATCTCACCCGCATCCAATCCAGCGGCGGCGATGCGGTTTACTGGGAGACCACCATCAACTCGTTCCTGGATGACTATCGGCCCGTTGAAGGGATCATGATAGCTCACTCGGGGCGATCTGTGGTGACTCTCTTCCGGTTTGGGGAGATGGCGATGAGCCACACCAAAACCAGGATGGAGGAAGCCTGGACGATTGAGGAGGTCGCCTTCAACGTCCCAGGTCTGTCGATGGACTGCTTCATTCCGCCTGCTGACTTGGGGTCGGCCTCAATCAGCGAAACGTGTGAGCTCCCGGTAGAGGAGAGGGGGAAGCTGGGTAACCGTGCGAAAGTTGCAGCGCTGGAGAAGGCTCAGCCTACCACCACCATTGATAACCTAATGTGGAAGGTAGAGATATGA